From Coffea arabica cultivar ET-39 chromosome 2e, Coffea Arabica ET-39 HiFi, whole genome shotgun sequence, the proteins below share one genomic window:
- the LOC113731365 gene encoding uncharacterized protein: protein MKPMQTLQDLIEEAKLRTVWWALCIFAFSYFLTHTSKSMWMNLPIAVLLVSGLRILFNEVDFHWKVRKVSQVTYLSHLEKKQLSVNDSRLSTVPLPPKWKRKIDSPVVEAAVEDFVNKLLQDFVVDLWYSAITSDLEAPKLIHDMFMDALGEVSGRVKEINLVDLLTRDVVDLVGDHIDLFRRVQATIGVDVMGTLSSEERDERLKHHLLASKELHPALISPECEYKFLQRLMGGVIAAVLRPRESQCPLVRCMARELLTCLVMQPVMNLASPAYINQLIESILIAIKEGLTEGDLDELSTMEDHDNDHSVAADSVTGEPSLRKNAALNNHGTDMVTSHFDKQRRLSSDVQGISLYDTTVDEPHPQPADWARKLEAATQRRTEVLMPENLENMWAIGRNYKKKLQKSTTTGLQTPGNNGSVNSSIPGKHMGKEVLQDFRPLEFPPPSSAVDEKVVMQLPLRPHLDTGYGNRVNHLSRDLNKGISSGEGFLDKEHRGSTAVVVNQTAGGLRRSNSASDLRVPSKMDVQFTSKGRGIISEFYSANSSRRNEVHSLMAASDMILHGEALHAPKLKCRVVGAYFEKLGSKSFAVYSIAVTDAVKRTWFVKRRYRNFERLHRHLKDIPNYTLHLPPKRIFSSSTEDTFVHQRCIQLDKYLQDLLSIANVAEQHEVWDFLSVSSKNYSFGKSSSVMRTLAVNVDDAVDDIVRQFRGVSDGLMKKVVGSPSSSFDLSSSVPSRHVSWNADDINKMSLMQSASESVNSFSDNEEVDKDGQVRSEVESSTQANGWHSDNELNSKGFPPRVVKRDGDFGNLDSVVKHDTELSNSLSLGKAPDLSLALTSNQSGDPAEVPPEWTPPNLTVPILNLVDKIFQLKKRGWIRRQVFWMSKQILQLMMEDAIDDWLLREIHWLRREDVVAYGIRWIQDVLWPDGKFFLKWNIESQADDSEQSQVSVQTPEQSARSKAYRPGSFEQQLEAARRASDVKKLLFDGAPSALVSLIGHKQYRRCARDIYYFLQSTICLKQLAYGILELVLVSIFPELQDVVMDIHEKMRAQHV, encoded by the exons ATGAAGCCAATGCAGACTTTGCAAGATCTAATTGAAGAAGCCAAACTCCGAACAGTGTGGTGGGCTCTTTGTATATTCGCCTTCTCTTACTTCTTAACTC ACACAAGTAAATCAATGTGGATGAATTTGCCAATAGCTGTACTTTTGGTCTCTGGATTACGGATATTGTTTAATGAGGTAGACTTCCATTGGAAGGTTCGGAAAGTCTCACAAGTAACATATTTGTCACACTTGGAAAAGAAGCAGTTATCTGTGAACGATTCTCGCCTTTCTACCGTGCCTCTTCCAccaaaatggaaaaggaaaatcgATTCTCCTGTTGTAGAGGCAGCAGTTGAAGATTTTGTCAACAAGCTTCTGCAGGATTTTGTTGTAGATCTCTGGTATTCTGCCATTACTTCTGACCTGGAGGCTCCTAAGCTAATCCATGATATGTTTATGGATGCGCTTGGTGAAGTGTCTGGAAGAGTCAAAGAGATAAACCTTGTTGACTTGTTGACAAG GGATGTAGTAGACCTTGTAGGTGATCACATAGATCTTTTCCGACGAGTCCAGGCTACAATAGGCGTAGATGTTATGGGCACCTTGTCTTCTGAAGAAAGagatgaaaggttgaagcaCCACCTTCTGGCTTCTAAGGAGCTTCACCCTGCTTTGATATCTCCTGAGTGTGAGTACAAG TTTCTTCAGCGTCTCATGGGTGGTGTTATAGCTGCGGTTCTTAGACCGAGGGAATCCCAGTGTCCCCTGGTTCGATGCATGGCTAGGGAGCTTCTAACATGTTTGGTTATGCAACCTGTTATGAACTTAGCAAGTCCAGC GTATATTAATCAGTTGATTGAAAGTATTTTAATTGCTATTAAGGAGGGGTTAACGGAGGGAGATCTTGATGAGTTGTCAACTATGGAAGATCATGATAATGACCATTCTGTCGCTGCAGACTCCGTAACTGGTGAACCCTCTTTAAGGAAAAATGCAGCTTTGAACAATCATGGAACTGATATGGTGACATCTCATTTTGATAAGCAAAGAAGACTATCATCAGATGTACAAGGAATTTCACTTTATGATACAACGGTAGATGAGCCCCATCCACAACCGGCTGACTGGGCCCGTAAACTCGAGGCAGCAACCCAGAGAAGAACAGAAGTTCTAATGCCTGAAAATCTTGAAAACATGTGGGCGATCGGAAGAAATTATAAAAAGAAACTCCAGAAGAGTACTACTACTGGACTTCAAACTCCAGGAAATAATGGCTCAGTAAACAGTTCCATCCCTGGTAAACATATGGGGAAGGAAGTGCTACAGGACTTCAGGCCCCTGGAGTTTCCTCCTCCATCAAGTGCAGTCGACGAAAAAGTTGTGATGCAACTGCCTCTGAGGCCTCACCTAGACACTGGATATGGTAATCGTGTCAATCATTTGTCTCGGGATCTCAACAAAGGAATATCTTCGGGGGAGGGGTTTCTGGATAAGGAACATAGGGGTAGCACTGCAGTTGTTGTTAATCAGACTGCAGGTGGGCTTAGAAGATCAAATAGTGCTTCTGATCTGAGAGTTCCGTCAAAAATGGATGTTCAATTTACAAGTAAAGGCAGAGGCATAATTTCGGAATTCTACAGTGCAAACTCTAGCAGACGTAATGAAGTTCATAGTCTCATGGCAGCATCAGACATGATCTTACATGGCGAGGCATTGCATGCTCCAAAGCTTAAATGTCGG GTTGTAGGAGCATACTTTGAGAAACTTGGGTCAAAATCATTTGCAGTTTATTCTATAGCAGTGACTGATGCTGTTAAAAGAACTTGGTTTGTGAAGAGAAG ATACAGGAACTTTGAGAGATTGCATCGACATCTTAAGGATATTCCCAATTACACGTTACACCTGCCTCCTAAGAGGATATTCTCTTCAAGCACAGAGGATACTTTTGTTCATCAACGTTGCATCCAGCTTGACAAATATCTGCAA GATCTTTTGTCAATTGCTAATGTCGCTGAACAACATGAAGTGTGGGATTTTCTCAGTGTCTCATCGAAG AATTACTCCTTTGGAAAATCTTCTTCAGTGATGAGAACACTGGCTG TTAATGTGGATGATGCCGTGGATGACATTGTACGGCAGTTCAGAGGAGTTTCTGATGGCTTAATGAAGAAGGTTGTTGGTTCACCTTCTTCTTCATTTGATTTATCTTCATCAGTTCCAAGCAGGCATGTATCTTGGAATGCAGATGATATTAATAAAATGTCCTTGATGCAAAGTGCTTCAGAGTCAGTTAACAGCTTTTCTGATAATGAAGAAGTCGATAAAGATGGCCAGGTTCGGTCGGAAGTAGAATCCAGTACACAAGCTAATGGCTGGCATTCAGACAATGAGTTGAATTCGAAAGGGTTTCCTCCACGGGTCGTTAAACGTGATGGTGATTTTGGAAACTTGGATTCTGTGGTGAAACATGATACAGAACTATCTAATTCACTCAGCCTGGGGAAAGCTCCAGATTTAAGTTTGGCATTGACATCTAATCAGTCGGGGGATCCAGCTGAGGTGCCACCAGAG TGGACTCCACCTAATTTAACTGTACCTATACTGAATCTAGTAGATAAGATATTCCAGCTCAAGAAAAGAGGGTGGATAAG AAGACAAGTTTTCTGGATGTCAAAGCAAATTTTGCAGTTAATGATGGAGGATGCCATTGATGACTGGCTTTTAAGGGAAATTCACTGGCTTCGTAGAGAAGATGTTGTTGCTTATGGAATACGATGGATTCAAGAT GTCCTTTGGCCTGATGGCAAATTCTTCCTGAAATGGAATATTGAATCTCAAGCGGACGATAGTGAACAGAGTCAAGTCTCTGTGCAAACTCCAGAACAATCAGCTCGAAGTAAAGCCTATAGACCTGGTTCATTTGAGCAACAGCTGGAGGCTGCTCGTAGAGCTAGTGATGTGAAGAAGTTGCTTTTTG ATGGTGCTCCATCCGCATTGGTCAGCTTGATAGGGCATAAGCAGTATAGGCGGTGTGCTAGGGATATATATTATTTCCTTCAG TCTACCATTTGTTTAAAGCAACTTGCGTATGGAATACTTGAACTCGTACTCGTATCAATTTTTCCGGAGCTTCAGGATGTTGTGATGGATATCCATGAGAAGATGCGTGCTCAACATGTATAG
- the LOC113731367 gene encoding uncharacterized protein — protein MAGKETESSSGEIKPVEEINAETAPTEQPLLQKGSDDGGGGGGGGGWGGWGFSPFSYLSDLQKAAAIAAEEISRNAVEVAKTAAKGVAEIQTAEDSESSKEDDAEASAVEEESEDENEKRRKAALEKLEKASEESFLGQGLKVLDNKMETFASGAWQALGNAWKGSSTLVKQLENSATNFAESIHHGGLPGANGSVAPSLLESGKALTAKGIQVLEFVGKETMDLLIAETGMEVGKNFKAGGKTEEDQLFEEVTFDRCFYIYGGPEQLEELEALSNHYALLFNRRKAKLSSEQKSVYDGKLKLVQQIFDLSSEIDGSDVESEKGKKIDAGIESSTDEIKILHDSSVSKAAELAAGFANALAGLPPNDIVQRTAGRLDSLHSEGVHRLSEMCCFAVTQLQMLGKAIISNANKVEDTDIDEEMVRINWPEDFVDKAKIIRFKAQSMTGNVEAISDCFITGMSDVAEVYLAAIKGAGSDSPEQPELHPKNLIQEKANLFSENLRANYSTALGKVQDGLQYLSYLVLSTSIPTA, from the exons ATGGCGGGGAAGGAGACCGAGTCCTCGAGCGGAGAGATAAAGCCTGTAGAAGAAATAAACGCAGAAACAGCACCGACTGAGCAGCCCCTACTGCAGAAAGGGAGTGATGACGGCGgcggtggaggaggaggaggaggatgggGCGGTTGGGGTTTCTCTCCGTTTTCTTATCTCTCAGATCTTCAAAAGGCCGCTGCTATCGCTGCCGAAGAGATCTCTCGCAAT GCCGTTGAGGTAGCTAAAACAGCAGCAAAAGGCGTTGCAGAAATCCAGACTGCTGAAGACTCTGAATCTTCCAAGGAGGATGATGCAGAAGCATCTGCGGTTGAAGAGGAAAGtgaagatgaaaatgaaaagcgGCGGAAGGCAGCTCTTGAGAAACTAGAAAAAGCAAGTGAAGAATCTTTCCTTGGCCAG ggtttgaagGTTCTGGACAACAAAATGGAAACTTTTGCATCAGGAGCTTGGCAAGCATTAGGAAATGCATGGAAAGGGAGCTCAACCTTAGTTAAACA ACTTGAGAATTCTGCTACCAACTTTGCTGAATCCATTCATCATGGTGGTTtacctggagcaaatggctcagTTGCACCATCATTACTAGAG AGTGGGAAAGCACTTACTGCAAAGGGAATACAGGTTCTTGAATTTGTTGGCAAAGAGACTATGGATCTTCTGATTGCAGAAACTGGTATGgaagttgggaaaaattttaAAGCTGGAGGGAAAACAGAAGAAGATCAGTTATTTGAGGAAGTTACTTTTGATCGATGCTTCTATATTTATGGAGGTCCAGAGCAATTGGAG GAGTTGGAGGCATTGTCCAACCATTATGCGCTATTGTTTAATCGAAGAAAAGCTAAGCTGTCATCTGAACAGAAGTCTGTTTATGATGGAAAGCTTAAACTGGTCCAGCAGATTTTTGACTTGAGTTCTGAAATTGATGGAAGTGATGTTGAGtctgaaaaaggaaagaagatagATGCTGGAATTGAGAGCAGTACAGATGAGATAAAGATCCTCCATGATTCTAGTGTCAGCAAGGCTGCTGAATTAGCAGCTGG TTTTGCAAATGCTTTAGCTGGGCTACCTCCAAATGATATAGTTCAGAGGACTGCTGGAAGACTGGATTCTCTTCATTCGGAAGGCGTTCAT AGACTATCAGAAATGTGCTGCTTTGCTGTAACCCAACTTCAGATGCTTGGGAAGGCAATTATTTCTAATGCAAACAAAGTAGAAGACACAGATATTGATGAGGAAATGGTGAGAATCAACTGGCCTGAGGATTTTGTTGATAAAGCTAAAATCATACGGTTTAAGGCACAATCTATGACTGGAAATGTGGAAGCTATTTCAGACTGCTTTATTACAG GCATGTCAGATGTGGCTGAGGTCTATCTGGCGGCGATAAAAGGAGCTGGTTCTGATTCACCTGAACAGCCTGAACTTCACCCAAAGAATTTAATTCAGGAAAAGGCTAATTTGTTTTCTGAGAACCTTCGCGCTAATTATAGCacagccttgggtaaagttcaGGATGGGCTCCAGTACTTATCCTATCTCGTTCTCTCGACTTCAATTCCTACCGCATAA
- the LOC113731366 gene encoding uncharacterized protein has protein sequence MAHLPRMRALGCFFFISLLSFSSFSSFSLALTDAEATYIARRQLLTFSKLDHLSEGGILDSTNFDFELNFTFENDRLKKAYIALQAWKKATYSDPHNTTGNWDGPDVCQYTGVFCAPALDDPNVTVVAGIDLNHADIAGHLPVEIGLLTDISLLHLNSNRFCGIIPKSISKLTLLYELDVSNNRFVGPFPHVVLELPNLKYLDIRFNDFEGALPPALFDKQLDAIFINNNRFHSNLPENFGNSPASVIVVAQNHFSGCLPKSIGKMGETLDEINFAHNGLSGCLPEEITELQSATVFDISENKFVGSLPVGLEYLQKLEEISIAHNMFTGNVPESLCTLPSVTNISLSYNYFENEDVSCVSSGNLTIEDDSNCLDNKPSQKTKAACLPVTSHPVDCAKEGCRKSPSRNGPKHPEKPHQPTPTKPRPRTPTKPAPISSPPTPQPTPKPSPSPTVEPPKQAPSPKAQPPKAPAPIPTPVPVAKPPKVSSPSPVKPVEPPKVSLPPAPTPEATVPPPISKPPTPIQSPPPPVSEPPTLSPKPTPVQSPPPPVPEPPTPSPKPTPVQSPPPPTPTPKPAPIQSPPPPTPVPSSIPPVSKPPTPSPKPTPIQSPPPIPTPTPEPTPVQSPPPPVPEPPTPSPKPTPVQSPPPPTPTPKPAPIQSPPPPTPVPSPIPPVSKPPTPSPKPTPIQSPPPIPTPAPEPTPVQSPPPPVPEPPTPVQSPPPPTPTPKPAPIQSPPPPPTPVPSPSPPVSKPPTPSPKPTPIQSPPPIPTPIPEPTPVQSPPPPVPEPPTPSPKPTPVQSPPPPTPTPKPAPIQSPPPPTPVPSPSPPVSKPPTPSPKPTPIQSPQPIPTPPPEPTTVPSPPLPVSKPPTPSPKPTPVQLPPPTPTPEPTPAHSSPPTPVPSPSPPVSKPPTPIQSPPPPIPSPKPTPIQSPPLPTPTPKPTPIPSPHPFVSKPPTPSPKPTPIQSPPTVVVSPPPTPVKSAPSPVPGHPLPPPPVASPPPVPTQSPLPPVPVHSPPLPVASPPPPVQSPPPPVHSPPPPVFSPPPPVFSPPPPVFSPPPPVFSPPPPVHSPPPPPVFSPPPPVFSPPPPVHSPPPPIFSPPPPVHSPPPPAPVLSPPPPPVQSPPPPRAPIHPPSPPPAPVVSPPPPAFADVVLPPILGAAYSSPPPPIYPGY, from the coding sequence ATGGCGCATCTTCCAAGAATGAGGGCCTTGGGCTGCTTTTTCTTCATCTCCCTCCtttccttctcttctttctcttcattttccctTGCACTAACAGATGCTGAGGCAACTTACATTGCTCGCCGGCAATTGCTGacgttttcaaagttggatcatCTTTCGGAAGGTGGTATCCTTGACTCgacaaattttgattttgagcttaactttacTTTTGAAAATGATAGGCTCAAGAAAGCCTACATCGCCCTCCAAGCATGGAAGAAGGCCACGTATTCTGACCCGCACAATACGACCGGCAACTGGGACGGTCCTGATGTTTGTCAGTATACCGGCGTTTTCTGTGCACCAGCACTTGATGATCCAAATGTGACTGTTGTTGCTGGTATTGACCTCAACCATGCAGACATTGCCGGCCATCTTCCCGTCGAGATCGGTTTGCTAACTGACATCAGTCTTCTCCATCTCAATTCCAACAGGTTCTGTGGAATAATTCCAAAAAGCATCTCTAAACTGACCCTCCTATACGAGCTTGATGTTAGTAACAACCGTTTTGTCGGGCCATTCCCGCATGTGGTTTTGGAGTTACCGAACCTCAAGTACCTTGATATTAGATTCAATGACTTCGAAGGAGCGTTGCCTCCAGCCCTTTTTGACAAGCAGCTCGATGCCATATTCATAAACAACAACAGATTCCACTCCAACCTCCCCGAAAACTTTGGCAATTCCCCAGCTTCAGTGATTGTGGTGGCACAGAACCATTTCAGTGGTTGCCTCCCAAAGAGCATTGGCAAAATGGGAGAAACCTTGGACGAGATCAATTTTGCCCACAATGGTCTCTCTGGTTGCTTGCCGGAAGAAATTACCGAACTCCAAAGTGCAACTGTATTTGACATCAGTGAAAACAAGTTCGTTGGGTCCTTGCCTGTTGGTCTAGAGTACTTGCAGAAGCTTGAAGAGATCAGCATTGCTCATAACATGTTTACGGGAAATGTTCCTGAATCTTTGTGTACCTTGCCAAGCGTAACGAACATCTCTCTTTCTTACAACTATTTCGAGAACGAGGATGTTTCGTGCGTATCCTCTGGTAATTTAACCATAGAGGACGACAGCAATTGCTTGGATAATAAGCCAAGCCAGAAAACAAAGGCGGCTTGTTTACCTGTTACAAGTCACCCCGTTGATTGCGCCAAAGAGGGTTGCAGAAAATCCCCGTCTAGAAATGGTCCAAAGCATCCGGAGAAACCTCACCAGCCAACTCCTACAAAGCCAAGGCCAAGGACTCCAACCAAACCTGCGCCAATTTCCTCTCCTCCCACACCCCAGCCAACACCAAAACCGTCACCATCACCAACAGTTGAGCCACCAAAACAAGCACCATCACCAAAGGCACAACCTCCTAAGGCTCCTGCACCAATACCAACACCCGTACCAGTCGCTAAACCTCCCAAGGTATCAAGCCCTTCACCAGTAAAGCCTGTGGAACCACCAAAGGTTTCTCTTCCGCCAGCACCAACTCCAGAGGCCACTGTCCCTCCACCTATTTCAAAGCCACCAACTCCCATTCAATCTCCACCACCACCTGTTTCAGAACCACCAACTCTTAGCCCAAAACCAACTCCTGTTCAATCTCCACCACCACCTGTTCCAGAACCACCAACTCCTAGCCCAAAGCCAACTCCTGTCCAATCTCCACCACCACCAACCCCTACACCAAAGCCAGCTCCTATTCAATCTCCTCCACCACCAACTCCGGTTCCATCTTCAATCCCACCTGTTTCAAAACCACCAACTCCTAGCCCGAAGCCAACTCCTATCCAATCACCACCACCAATCCCTACTCCTACCCCAGAGCCAACTCCTGTTCAATCTCCACCACCACCTGTTCCAGAACCACCAACTCCTAGCCCAAAGCCAACTCCTGTCCAATCTCCACCACCACCAACCCCTACACCAAAGCCAGCTCCTATTCAATCTCCTCCACCACCAACTCCGGTTCCATCTCCAATCCCACCTGTTTCAAAACCACCAACTCCTAGCCCGAAGCCAACTCCTATCCAATCACCACCACCAATCCCTACTCCTGCCCCAGAGCCAACTCCTGTTCAATCTCCACCACCACCTGTTCCAGAACCACCAACTCCTGTCCAATCTCCACCACCACCAACCCCCACACCAAAGCCAGCTCCTATTCAATCTCCTCCTCCACCACCAACTCCGGTTCCATCTCCATCCCCACCTGTTTCAAAACCACCAACTCCTAGCCCGAAGCCAACTCCTATCCAATCACCACCACCAATCCCTACTCCTATCCCAGAGCCAACTCCTGTTCAATCTCCACCACCACCTGTTCCAGAACCACCAACTCCTAGCCCAAAGCCAACTCCTGTCCAATCTCCACCACCACCAACCCCTACACCAAAGCCAGCTCCTATTCAATCTCCTCCACCACCAACTCCGGTTCCATCTCCATCCCCACCTGTTTCAAAACCACCAACTCCTAGCCCAAAACCAACTCCTATCCAATCACCACAACCAATCCCTACTCCTCCCCCAGAGCCAACTACTGTTCCATCTCCACCCCTACCTGTTTCAAAACCACCAACTCCTAGCCCAAAGCCAACTCCTGTCCAATTACCACCACCAACCCCTACCCCAGAGCCAACTCCTGCTCATTCTTCACCACCAACTCCTGTTCCATCTCCATCCCCACCTGTTTCAAAACCACCAACTCCTATCCAATCTCCACCACCACCAATTCCTAGTCCAAAACCAACTCCTATCCAATCACCACCACTACCAACTCCTACCCCAAAGCCAACTCCTATTCCATCCCCACACCCATTTGTTTCAAAACCACCAACTCCTAGCCCAAAACCAACTCCAATTCAATCTCCACCAACAGTTGTTGTCTCACCACCACCAACTCCAGTTAAATCCGCACCATCACCTGTGCCTGGGCATCCCCTGCCACCGCCACCAGTTGCCTCGCCTCCACCAGTTCCAACTCAATCTCCACTACCACCTGTTCCCGTCCATTCTCCACCACTACCAGTGGCCTCACCCCCACCTCCAGTTCAATCACCACCTCCGCCAGTCCattctccaccaccaccagTGTTCTCACCTCCTCCACCAGTTTTCTCCCCACCACCACCAGTGTTCTCACCCCCTCCACCAGTTTTCTCCCCACCACCACCTGTCCATtcacctccaccaccaccagtcTTCTCTCCTCCACCTCCAGTTTTCTCACCTCCCCCACCAGTTCACTCTCCACCACCACCCATCTTCTCTCCACCACCACCAGTGCACTCACCACCCCCACCAGCACCTGTTCTATCCCCGCCACCTCCTCCAGTACAATCACCTCCACCACCACGAGCACCAATTCATCCACCTTCTCCACCTCCTGCTCCTGTGGTTTCTCCACCACCCCCAGCTTTTGCGGACGTCGTGCTTCCTCCAATCCTTGGCGCAGCGTATTCATCACCGCCACCACCAATTTACCCTGGCTATTAA
- the LOC113731364 gene encoding uncharacterized protein, giving the protein MATMHSTIVFIMVEMLVMMLAVHAGDTNPEFDPCSDAKVQRSDGFSFGLAFSSKDSFFFNQTQLSPCDQRLSLSAKSAQLAIFRPKVDEMSLLTINSSTFDPRNSGGYMVAFAGRRYAARSIPVFVADSAQTVTSFTLVLEFQKGTLQNLFWKKYGCDACSGDSFVCMNNTDCAIRNSKCKGNGGSLDCNIGIQLAFSGTDKNDDVLNSWYEVSNLRQYSLYALYSDLRDSLTSPFKNLF; this is encoded by the exons ATGGCGACCATGCATTCAACTATAGTGTTTATTATGGTGGAGATGTTGGTGATGATGCTCGCGGTTCATGCAGGGGATACAAATCCTGAATTTGATCCCTGCTCAGATGCAAAAGTTCAAAGATCGGACGGTTTTTCATTTGGTCTTGCATTTTCCTCAAaagattctttctttttcaatcaaACACAGCTTTCACCCTGTGATCAGCGTTTGTCACTTTCAGCTAAGAGTGCTCAGTTAGCCATTTTTAGGCCTAAGGTTGATGAGATGTCTCTCCTCACCATCAATAGCAGCACTTTCGATCCA AGAAATTCCGGTGGTTATATGGTTGCATTTGCCGGAAGACGCTATGCAGCCCGTTCCATCCCTGTTTTTGTTGCAGATAGTGCTCAGACCGTCACCAGTTTTACCCTG GTTCTTGAATTCCAGAAGGGCACTCTGCAAAATCTATTTTGGAAGAAGTACGGATGCGACGCCTGCTCTGGGGATTCTTTTGTTTGCATGAACAATACGGATTGTGCAATCCGGAATTCCAAGTGCAAGGGCAACGGCGGATCTCTTGACTGCAACATAGGCATCCAGTTGGCCTTTTCGGGCACAGACAAGAATGACGATGTTCTCAATTCTTGGTACGAGGTGTCCAACCTTCGACAATACTCTCTGTATGCCCTCTACTCGGATCTTCGCGATTCTCTCACCAGCCCTTTTAAAAACCTTTTCTGA